One genomic window of Ilyobacter polytropus DSM 2926 includes the following:
- a CDS encoding GNAT family N-acetyltransferase — protein sequence MEFIEVNGEDREIIKGILDLENNAFGDNGAIDIWTLKPFVRYGKVFALLENDVVVSAIEFIHKFDSKEIYLFGVSTREEFRGRGCAKKLMERSTQYFKEKGMEKISLTVAPENKSAVGLYKKMGYIIENIQNSEYGEGVDRLYMVKKII from the coding sequence ATGGAATTTATAGAGGTTAACGGAGAGGATAGAGAAATAATAAAAGGGATATTGGATCTTGAAAACAACGCCTTTGGTGACAATGGTGCAATCGATATATGGACTCTGAAGCCTTTTGTGAGATACGGTAAGGTTTTTGCTCTATTAGAAAATGATGTTGTAGTTAGTGCAATAGAGTTTATCCATAAATTTGATTCAAAAGAAATATATCTTTTCGGAGTCTCCACAAGAGAAGAATTCCGTGGAAGAGGCTGTGCAAAAAAACTTATGGAAAGAAGTACCCAGTATTTCAAAGAAAAAGGCATGGAAAAAATAAGCCTGACTGTAGCTCCTGAAAACAAAAGTGCTGTTGGACTTTATAAAAAGATGGGGTATATAATTGAAAATATCCAAAATAGTGAATACGGAGAGGGAGTCGACCGATTATATATGGTCAAAAAAATTATCTGA
- the rbr gene encoding rubrerythrin: MSIKGTKTEKNLLKAFAGESQARMRYTFFAERAKEEGYEQIAELFLETAENEKEHARRFFSFLDRGDNLEIDAAYPAGYVGNTLKNLKMAAAGEHEEHSELYPTFGKIAQEEGFPEVAAVFRLISKVEVEHENRYLKLASNIEKNMVFEREDKVRWKCRKCGYVHEGKLSLEICPVCNAPKAFFELKESDY; encoded by the coding sequence ATGTCAATCAAAGGAACAAAAACTGAAAAAAATCTCTTAAAAGCTTTTGCAGGGGAATCTCAGGCAAGAATGAGGTATACTTTTTTTGCAGAAAGAGCCAAAGAAGAAGGGTATGAACAAATCGCTGAACTTTTTTTGGAAACAGCGGAAAATGAAAAAGAGCACGCTAGGAGATTTTTCTCTTTTTTAGACAGAGGGGATAACTTGGAAATAGATGCTGCATATCCTGCCGGTTATGTGGGTAACACACTGAAAAATCTAAAAATGGCTGCTGCTGGAGAACATGAAGAGCACTCTGAACTTTATCCTACTTTTGGAAAAATAGCTCAAGAAGAAGGATTTCCTGAAGTTGCTGCTGTTTTTAGACTTATCTCAAAGGTAGAAGTAGAACATGAAAACAGATATTTAAAATTAGCCAGTAATATTGAAAAAAATATGGTATTTGAAAGAGAAGATAAAGTTCGTTGGAAATGCAGAAAATGCGGATATGTACATGAGGGGAAACTTTCTCTTGAGATTTGTCCCGTATGTAATGCACCAAAGGCCTTTTTTGAACTAAAAGAATCTGATTACTAA
- the truA gene encoding tRNA pseudouridine(38-40) synthase TruA gives MKNIKIEYEYDGSGFFGFQRQPSARTVQGEIESALKVVLKEEINLASSGRTDRGVHAYMQVSNFFTSSKIPLDRLEFAVKNLIPEDIKIHSMKNVSEEFHARFSAKSRAYEYIMGWDRTAFETKYVSGIKGKVDPEKLYKILEPIVGRHNFEGFRLTDCSGKNPVRDISEIRCYPKGENKLAVYIKGNAFLKSQIRIIMGTALAVYFEKRPKNYLINKLKNPDSKDEKIVADGSGLYLCDIEY, from the coding sequence AATATAAAAATAGAATATGAATATGACGGAAGCGGTTTTTTCGGATTTCAGAGACAACCATCTGCAAGAACTGTCCAGGGAGAGATAGAGTCTGCCTTAAAAGTCGTTTTAAAAGAGGAAATAAATCTTGCCTCTTCTGGAAGAACAGACCGAGGAGTTCATGCCTATATGCAGGTATCAAATTTCTTTACCTCTTCAAAGATTCCACTAGACAGACTTGAATTTGCAGTAAAAAATTTAATTCCAGAAGACATAAAAATACACAGTATGAAGAATGTTTCTGAAGAGTTTCATGCTCGTTTTTCTGCCAAGTCAAGGGCGTATGAATATATAATGGGATGGGATCGGACTGCATTTGAGACAAAATATGTGTCAGGTATCAAGGGAAAAGTAGACCCGGAAAAACTATATAAAATTCTTGAGCCCATTGTTGGCAGACATAATTTTGAAGGATTTCGGTTGACTGACTGCTCTGGAAAGAACCCTGTAAGGGATATTTCTGAGATAAGATGTTACCCTAAGGGTGAAAATAAACTGGCTGTATATATAAAGGGAAATGCTTTTCTAAAATCCCAGATAAGAATAATAATGGGAACAGCCCTTGCCGTATATTTTGAAAAAAGACCTAAAAACTATCTGATAAATAAACTAAAAAATCCAGACAGCAAGGACGAAAAAATCGTAGCTGATGGTTCTGGACTTTATCTTTGCGATATTGAATATTAA
- a CDS encoding Fur family transcriptional regulator — MKLHIEDIGAYLKSHEIKPSYQRMKIFDYLITHRNHPTVDTIYRSLSQEIPTLSKTTVYNTLNLFVEKNIAVVIVIEENETRYDADVDIHGHFKCEKCNKVYDVDIDTKKIDISSLDQFQINEHHLYFKGICENCLKSS; from the coding sequence ATGAAATTACATATTGAAGATATAGGGGCATATCTCAAAAGCCATGAGATAAAACCCTCATATCAAAGAATGAAGATATTCGACTATCTGATTACCCATAGAAACCATCCCACTGTGGATACTATCTATAGGTCCTTATCCCAGGAAATACCTACTCTCTCTAAAACAACTGTCTACAATACACTGAACCTTTTTGTAGAAAAAAATATAGCAGTAGTTATAGTTATCGAGGAAAATGAAACAAGATATGATGCAGATGTGGATATCCACGGGCATTTCAAATGTGAAAAATGCAATAAGGTCTATGACGTCGACATAGACACTAAAAAAATAGATATCAGCAGCCTAGATCAGTTTCAGATAAATGAGCACCATCTTTATTTCAAAGGAATATGCGAAAATTGCCTTAAAAGTTCTTAA
- a CDS encoding ferritin → MNKRVEDALNEQVNKEFYSAYLYLSMSSYFSEKNLNGFANFMRVQYQEEVSHGMKIFDYIMERGGRAKLKPIDEVKLEWNDVIEVFEETCDHEKFITDSINSIVDISYEERDHATVNMLQWFIEEQVEEESTVQGLLEQLKMIDGKGAGLFMIDRELMARTFVDATQEA, encoded by the coding sequence ATGAACAAAAGAGTAGAAGATGCACTTAACGAACAGGTCAACAAAGAATTTTATTCTGCCTACCTTTACCTTTCAATGAGTTCTTATTTTTCAGAAAAAAATCTAAACGGTTTTGCAAACTTTATGAGAGTTCAATATCAAGAAGAGGTAAGTCACGGAATGAAAATATTCGACTATATCATGGAAAGAGGTGGAAGAGCTAAGCTTAAACCTATCGATGAAGTCAAATTAGAGTGGAATGACGTTATTGAGGTCTTTGAAGAAACTTGTGACCATGAAAAATTTATAACTGATTCAATAAATAGCATTGTAGATATAAGCTATGAAGAAAGAGATCACGCTACAGTAAACATGCTTCAGTGGTTTATTGAAGAGCAGGTTGAAGAAGAATCAACTGTCCAAGGGTTGCTAGAACAATTAAAAATGATAGATGGTAAAGGTGCCGGTCTTTTTATGATCGACAGGGAACTTATGGCGAGAACATTTGTAGATGCTACTCAAGAAGCATAA